The following coding sequences lie in one Deltaproteobacteria bacterium genomic window:
- a CDS encoding sigma-70 family RNA polymerase sigma factor, producing the protein MRDEATGLTAHTDDLRALAWCLARNDGADDLVQDTFVTALRSPPPRADRVRAWLRQVMRNELRMRLRRERRRHERERQLVTTDCAPALDELAAHEELVAAMTEAMTTLSDPYRSVLQARFFDGQAPSEISRVVGCPPATVRWQIHEGLRRIREQLDERYGNRQRWCGGAVALAAWPGREAPRAAGVTTMGKFAILHWTLGSVAAGGALAVAITQSSAASHGDEAALAPSSAPTVVADAGASAGAVAATDRAALDPAPPHRDAPAPADDGNSCDGQCDPGVPMRMSLSDDAQLAAVFAQCQAQVPGTRRDERYELSIHVAGGDDGNAITGVDVTQGRKLPCVDPDADFDEVDDPDAEHFPQLEACVAKALDHAFVDAVPTGEQRIVDAVIGDAQHAAKLADRSTWALPAPSAAGKREPEQAVAAIGERSTAPVSIIECGGYDCSFCRKAQDTLDELATRYGEKLSFHFLQFPLDMHATAELAARAAIAARKQGGFWAMHEALFDHPEARTLEAIVELARAQGLDVARFEADMRADATGQIVADEREVCMHAGAQGTPAFFINGDLVVGSQAVDAFRDVIDDELAQAGATVPPR; encoded by the coding sequence ATGCGAGACGAAGCCACGGGCCTGACCGCCCACACCGATGACCTGCGGGCGTTGGCGTGGTGCCTGGCCCGCAACGACGGTGCCGACGACCTCGTGCAGGACACGTTCGTCACCGCGTTGCGCTCGCCCCCACCGCGGGCCGACCGCGTGCGGGCGTGGCTGCGACAGGTCATGCGCAACGAGCTGCGCATGCGTCTGCGTCGAGAACGACGCCGGCACGAACGCGAGCGCCAGCTGGTCACGACCGACTGCGCGCCCGCCCTCGACGAGCTCGCCGCCCACGAGGAGCTCGTGGCGGCGATGACCGAGGCCATGACCACGCTCTCGGATCCGTATCGCTCGGTGCTACAGGCCCGCTTTTTCGACGGCCAGGCACCCTCCGAGATTTCGCGCGTCGTTGGCTGTCCGCCGGCGACGGTGCGCTGGCAGATCCACGAGGGACTGCGGCGCATTCGCGAGCAACTCGACGAGCGATACGGCAACCGTCAGCGATGGTGCGGCGGTGCAGTGGCGCTCGCAGCATGGCCCGGGCGCGAGGCGCCACGGGCCGCCGGAGTCACGACCATGGGTAAGTTTGCAATTCTCCACTGGACCCTCGGCAGCGTCGCCGCGGGCGGAGCACTGGCCGTCGCAATCACACAATCGTCGGCTGCATCCCACGGCGACGAGGCCGCGTTGGCGCCCAGCTCGGCGCCCACGGTCGTCGCCGACGCAGGCGCGAGTGCAGGCGCCGTCGCAGCGACCGATCGCGCCGCCCTCGACCCCGCGCCACCGCACCGAGACGCGCCCGCGCCCGCCGACGACGGCAACAGCTGCGATGGCCAGTGCGATCCTGGTGTGCCGATGCGAATGTCGCTGTCCGACGACGCACAGCTGGCCGCGGTGTTCGCCCAGTGCCAGGCGCAGGTACCGGGCACCCGTCGCGACGAGCGCTACGAGCTGTCGATCCATGTCGCCGGTGGCGACGACGGCAACGCCATCACCGGCGTCGACGTGACGCAGGGTCGCAAGTTGCCCTGCGTCGACCCCGACGCCGACTTCGACGAGGTCGACGATCCCGACGCCGAGCACTTCCCACAGCTCGAGGCCTGCGTGGCCAAGGCGCTGGACCACGCCTTCGTCGATGCGGTGCCGACCGGCGAACAGCGCATCGTCGACGCGGTGATCGGCGACGCGCAACACGCCGCCAAGCTCGCCGATCGCAGCACATGGGCGCTGCCGGCCCCGAGCGCGGCCGGCAAGCGCGAGCCCGAGCAGGCGGTGGCCGCGATCGGTGAGCGCAGCACCGCGCCGGTCTCGATCATCGAGTGCGGTGGCTACGACTGCAGCTTCTGCCGCAAGGCCCAGGACACCCTCGACGAGCTCGCGACCCGCTACGGCGAGAAGCTCTCGTTCCACTTCTTGCAGTTCCCGCTCGACATGCACGCCACCGCCGAGCTCGCGGCCCGCGCCGCGATCGCAGCGCGCAAGCAAGGCGGCTTCTGGGCCATGCACGAGGCGCTCTTCGATCACCCCGAGGCGCGCACGCTCGAGGCCATCGTCGAGCTCGCGCGCGCGCAGGGCCTCGACGTCGCGCGATTCGAGGCCGACATGCGCGCCGACGCGACCGGTCAGATCGTCGCGGACGAGCGCGAGGTCTGCATGCACGCCGGTGCGCAGGGCACCCCGGCGTTCTTCATCAACGGCGATCTCGTCGTCGGCAGCCAAGCGGTCGACGCCTTCCGCGACGTGATCGACGACGAGCTCGCCCAGGCCGGCGCGACCGTGCCACCGCGCTGA